The Prunus persica cultivar Lovell chromosome G8, Prunus_persica_NCBIv2, whole genome shotgun sequence genome includes a region encoding these proteins:
- the LOC18767339 gene encoding probable carboxylesterase 12, translating to MSNEELAYDFSPMIKVYKDGRVERLRGTDTVPPSTDPKTGVQSKDVVISQEPAISARLYIPKSAATSSPQTKLPLLIYFHGGGFCIESSSSPVYHNYLNALVSEANVVAVSVDYRLAPEHPLPAAYDDSWAALKWVASHSDGNGSEDWLNSFADFQRVFFYGDSAGGNLAHNMALKVGCEGLAGVNLIGIVLVHPYFWGTEPVGEESTAPAAGPGGELISALWSFTYPSTSGTDDPFLNPGKDSKLGELGCEKVLVCVAEKDVLKDRGWHYSETLKKSGWKGVVEVIEAIGEKHVFHLEDPTCDNAVALEKKIVAFLN from the coding sequence ATGAGCAACGAAGAATTAGCCTATGATTTCTCTCCGATGATTAAAGTATACAAAGATGGTCGAGTTGAAAGACTCAGAGGCACAGACACAGTTCCTCCATCAACAGATCCCAAAACTGGCGTCCAATCAAAAGACGTTGTGATCTCCCAAGAACCAGCCATATCTGCAAGGCTTTACATCCCAAAATCCGCCGCCACAAGCTCACCCCAAACCAAACTCCCTCTTCTCATTTACTTCCATGGAGGCGGCTTCTGCATTGAAAGTTCATCTTCCCCCGTATATCACAACTACCTCAACGCCTTAGTCTCTGAGGCCAATGTTGTTGCAGTCTCTGTTGACTATAGGCTTGCCCCAGAGCACCCTCTGCCGGCTGCTTACGATGATTCATGGGCTGCTCTCAAATGGGTTGCTTCCCATTCTGATGGAAACGGCTCTGAAGATTGGCTAAACAGTTTTGCAGATTTCCAGCGTGTGTTTTTCTATGGGGATAGTGCGGGGGGTAATTTAGCACACAACATGGCTTTGAAAGTGGGGTGTGAGGGATTGGCTGGTGTTAATCTGATTGGGATTGTGTTGGTGCATCCTTACTTTTGGGGCACAGAGCCAGTTGGGGAAGAATCAACTGCCCCTGCAGCTGGACCTGGAGGAGAGTTAATTTCTGCTTTGTGGAGTTTTACTTACCCTTCGACTAGTGGAACTGATGACCCGTTTTTGAACCCGGGTAAGGATTCGAAGTTGGGGGAATTGGGTTGTGAGAAAGTGCTGGTTTGTGTTGCTGAGAAAGATGTGTTGAAAGATAGAGGATGGCATTATAGTGAGACACTGAAAAAGAGTGGGTGGAAAGGGGTTGTGGAGGTCATAGAAGCAATTGGGGAGAAGCATGTGTTCCATTTGGAAGATCCAACTTGTGACAATGCTGTGGCCCTGGAGAAAAAGATTGTTGCTTTCTTGAATTAG